TTATGCCGATTTTGGGCCAGCATCGCCACTTTTGGTCTCTTTAAGGATCCTCTCGGGAGaacccggtgggatgagggaggcCGGGGGCTCCTCGGGGTCAGGGACGTGGCGGGGGAAGGAGAGGACATGGAGGGGTGggagtggggaagaggggagggaccAGGGGATGTTCTCCAGGTGTCCAGGAGAACCGGGGGAGGAACACGGAGACGTCGTCCGGGTGTCCAGGGGGACCCAGGGACGTGGTCCGTGTGTCCGGGGGAACCCAGAGGTGTCCAAGTGTCCAGGGGAACCTCAGAGGAACCTGGAGACACTGTCCAGGCGTCCCGGGAAGCCTGCAGCCATCGTCTGGGCATCCAGGGAAGCTGAGGAAGAACCTGGAGATGTTCTCCAGGATTCCAGGAGAACCTGGGAGGAACACGGAGACATCGTCCGGGCTCCCAGGGGGACCCAGGGCATCGTCCAGGATTCCGGGAGAACCTGGGGGAATCCGGAGACGTCGTCCGGGTGTGCAGAGGAACCTGGAGATGTTCTCCAGGATTCCAGGAGACCCTGGAGGGAACATGGAGACATCGTCCGGGTGTCCAGGGGGACCCAGGAGGACCCGGGGACACCCTCCGGGCTTCCAGGAGGAGCCAACAGGAACCTGCAGACGACGTCTGGTGTCCAGAAGAGCCGGACACCTTCTCCAGGCGCCGGGGGAACCCAGGGACAtcgcccgggggggggggcacctgggGGCACCGCGAGTGTCCGGAGACCGGGGACGGGCCCCAGgcgcccgggcccccgccgctCTCGATGCCTCCGCCACCCGCCCAGAGCGGCCTCACGCCCGCCGCCAAGCGGCCGCTCCGTCTCCCGCCTCTATGGTTGTCGGCGGCCGGAATTGACGTCAGGGCGCAGGCgcgcgcggcggcagcggcctgAGGCGGGAGCGGCGGTTggagcggcgggaggggccggtgaggggcggggggggggggggccggggggtccccgaGGGTCCCCGGTGtgtcccccgtgtgtcccccggtcccggtgtcccccccccggccggccccgcccccgcaggGTCCCCGTGTCCGCCCGCCGCGGGCCCCTCCCgctccgtccctgtccccacagggtccccagCTCCGCTCCgcgctgtccccgtgtccccgagccgcccccctgtccccacgctgtccccacgctgtcccccgtgtccccacgctgtccccatccccccttgctgtccccctgtccccacgctgtccccatcccccgccccccccgggccatccctgtgtccccacgctgcccctgtccccctccaagccatccccgtgtcccctgagctgtccccgtgtcccctcactgtccccatccccacactgtccccatcccctcactGTCCCatccccacactgtccccatccccacaccgtccccgtcccccctcactgtccccatccccacaccgtccccgtgtccccgtgccccctcgctgtccccatgtccccaacgctgtccccgtgtcccctcactgtccccgtccccgcaggcgCCATGTCCTCGACGTCGCAGAAACACCGAGACTTTGTGGCGGAGCCGATGGGGAGAAGCCGGTGGGGACCCTGGCCGGCATCGGGGACGTGCTGgcaagaagctggaggagaagggcttCGACAAggtggggacacttggggacaacctggggacagcctgcccgGGAGTGTCCCCGACAGGGTCCCCAGGAGGTCAGGGAGTCCCCGAGGGGATGGGagtgtcccagccatgtccccagggaggtgggggtggccccaagggggtgggggtggccctggggacacggtgggggaCACAGGACCCCCCTGGAGACACGGGGGTGGCACagggtgggacatggggacatggcggggacatccctggggacatgggggtgggaCACGGTGGGGGCACAGAGATGTCCCCAgtgacatggggatggcacaAGGACCCCTTGGGGACAGGAGGGTGGCACGGGGACATCCCTGGTGGCACagggtgggacatggggacatggcggggcacaggggtgtccccagcaaCATGGGGATGGCACAAGGaccccttggggacatgggggtggcacacagtgggacatggggacacggagggggcacaggggtgtccccagcaaCATGGGGACGGCACAGGGACCCCTTGGGGACAGGAGGGTGGCACGGGGACATCCCTGGTGGCAcatgggggggggtcagggatGCCCTTTGTCACCaagacggggggggggacgacacacaacACACCGGTGTCCTTGGAGccgcggggaccccggggggcaggggggggtgtgtgtgacaATACACACGACGGACGGAGGTCGCGGCGGGCGGTGACGCGTccccgaggcggggggggaggggggggcgtcCCCTCGGGCGGTGACGTGTGCCGGCGTGCGCAGGCGTACGTGGTGCTGGGGCAGTTCCTGGTGCTGCGCAAGGACGAGGAGCTCTTCCGCGAGTGGCTGAAGGAGACGTGCGGCGCCAACGCCAAGCAGGCGCGGGACTGCGCCGGCTGCCTGCGCGAGTGGTGCGACGCCTTcctctgagcccccccccccccccaaacccccccccccccgccaccccggggctcccccccgcATCCAcggacacccccaaacccccccccgcctccccctaAACTCTGGTGCTGCTCGCCCCACCCCCTCCACcgggggctggggaccccccccccattttggggtgccccccccttcccccccaccccaaccatccccgcggggggggggggaggggggggtgttggcactgcccgcccccccccccccatcacccccaaaCCACCCAGGGGTttgtgggggggtccccaactcccccccccccccccgcggctgcGCTGACAttgccccctccccccaccaGGAGGGGGGGATTTCGGGGTGTTCCCCCCGCGGGGGCGCTGTCATTGGCATTTTGGGGGTGTCGCCGTGTcccgtcccgtgtccccccccccgaaTTTGTTTGTAAAAGGGTTTTCTAAACAATAAAGGTTTTGCTGTGCTGGATCCGGCCCCGCTCTGCgacggggggggagggggggggagggggcagcggggcctcCAGAGCAGCCGAGCGAGGCCTCCGGGCGGCCCAGAGCGGCAGCGAGGCCTCCGGAGCAGCCGAGCGCGGCCTCCCGGTGGCATAGAGGGGCAGCGAGTCCTCCAGAGCAGCCGAGAGGGACCCTCCCGGTGGCATAGAGGGGCAGCGAGTCCTCCAGAGCAGCCGAGCGGGGCCTCCCGGCGGCCCAGAGCGGCCCCGCCGTGTGAAGAGCGGTTCCGGGTCAGAGGTCGCCGCTGTGCCGGCGGCGGGAGCTCGCCGTGACCGGCCGCCCCCGCCATGCtggagcccgccgccgccgccgcccccccccgccgccgccgccgccgcccccgcagcccccccaaccccctctTCACCGCTGGCTGCGGGAGTGGCGGGAcgaggccgcggggccgcgggcgagGGGCGTCTACGAGCGGGTGGGTGGCGGGGGGGGCGGGGTACGGGAGACGGGGCCCGGTGCCCCGGTCGGGCGGGGCTGTGCCGGCGGGCCGGGTCCCACCGTGTCCCCGCCGCAGGCGCTGCGCTCGCTGTCCCGGTACCCGCTGCGGCTGCgctcggggcgggcggccgccatCCTGCAGCACTTCGGGCCCGTGCTCTGCCGCCGCCTCGAACAGCGCCTGCGCCAGCACCGCGCCGGTGGGCGGGGCttcggggggggcggggcctgggggagGGCGGGGCGTTGGTGGGAGGCCACTCCCCCCTCTGCCagtgtgctgggggggggggcggctgtggggaggggtggggtCTCGAGGGAAGGGCGGGGCGAGGGTGGGCGGAGCGAGGGTGGGCGGGGCTTTGGTGGGAGGCCACCCCATCTGCCAGTCCCTGAGAGGCGGGGCCTCGAGGGAAGGGGCGGTGCTTGGGGTGGGCGGGGCCTTGTGTGAGGCCACACCCGCGTCAGTGCCTGGGATGGGCGGGGCCTCGAGTGAAGGGGCGGAGCTTGTGGTGGGCGGGGCTTTGTGGGGAGGCCACACCCCCTGCCAGTGCTGGGGGACCCTCTGGGTGGGCGTGGTTTGTGAAGGTGGAGCTTTGGGTGGGCAGGGTTTTGGGTGGGCGGGGCCTCagcacccacacccccccccatggCAGCCCTGCAGGGGGTGgagcttggggtggggggtggagctgtatgggtgggggtgggtggggcttGGGGTAACCCCAAGGGTAGGGGTGGGGGCTCGGGGTGGGCGGGGCCAGATGCTGCTAATTTGCATGCTGATTTGCATATCGACCCCCTCCCCAGAGCAaggcctcccccccagcccccccgcagAGGGGAGGGGCCCGCAGAGTCCCCTGGCTCCGCCCACGGTGAGTGGCAGCACCGCCCCTCCCCACCCGGGgccctgctgcggggggggggggggggaggggagggggcggcacCCAGGCGCCTGGGTCGCCCCCGCCCCCGATGTcgcatccctcccctccccccacagcgccgccccgcccgcgACTACCGGCCCCTCCCCCGCTCGGGGGCCCACGCCCTCCTGCTGGCCCTGCACCAGGTGAGCCCCGGCTGGGGGGGAGGGGCCCGGACACCTGGGGGtgtccccgcccctccccccccaatagCTCACCAGAAGCCCCGCCCCCAGAGCTCAGAGCCCCTCCCAGAGGCGGAGCTTCTGCGGCAGGCCCAACCCTTCTGCAACCGGCCCCTGACCCCGGTAAGCGCCGTCAGCAGGGACCAGAGTGAACGAACGGGGAGCGGGGCTTACCGGCACCTACGCCCCTCCCCCACGCAGGCCTGCCCCTCCCCTCTCGTGGGACCCCCTGAGGGTGCCGGGGGGGAGGGGACGCACCCTCTGTCACCCTTCCCCCCAcaggcagcccccgggggggcTCTGGGCACCCTCCTCCGCCGGGACCTGCTGCAGCGGAGCGGCCGCCCCCCCCGGTACGCCCggacaccggggacccccccctccccccccccgcccggggagcACCCCTGCTCACCCCTCCCCCCTCTCCAGGTACTCGCTGACCCCACGGGGTCAAATCCTGGCCCAGCGattggctgctgctgccctggaagccccgcccccgccccaggAGACCCAGGCGGCCGGGGAGGGTCCtcggctggggagggggagaacccccctcccccctcccccccgtgaGTCAcgtggacgcctgggtccccttggggggggaggggctgggtccaccctgggggggggagggggggttccCAGGCACCTGGTtcccctggggggggaggggctgggttcaccttggggggggggaggggggggagtcccaggcacctgggtcccctgggggggggaggggctgggttcaccctgggggggggaggggaggggccccccggacgcctgggtccccccagggctgccccgagCTGGAGTTCGAGCTGCGACCTGGCGAGTTTGACATCATCCTCTGCGCTGACGTCACCGAGGCCAAGGGTGCCTGTCCCCTCCCCcactccgcccccctccccgtaCCCTCCCCCACCACGTC
The Mycteria americana isolate JAX WOST 10 ecotype Jacksonville Zoo and Gardens unplaced genomic scaffold, USCA_MyAme_1.0 Scaffold_191, whole genome shotgun sequence DNA segment above includes these coding regions:
- the BANF1 gene encoding LOW QUALITY PROTEIN: barrier-to-autointegration factor (The sequence of the model RefSeq protein was modified relative to this genomic sequence to represent the inferred CDS: inserted 2 bases in 2 codons), coding for MSSTSQKHRDFVAEPXGEKPVGTLAGIGDVXGKKLEEKGFDKAYVVLGQFLVLRKDEELFREWLKETCGANAKQARDCAGCLREWCDAFL
- the MUS81 gene encoding LOW QUALITY PROTEIN: structure-specific endonuclease subunit MUS81 (The sequence of the model RefSeq protein was modified relative to this genomic sequence to represent the inferred CDS: inserted 1 base in 1 codon), translating into VPGQRSPLCRRRELAVTGRPRHAGARRRRRPPPPPPPPPPQPPQPPLHRWLREWRDEAAGPRARGVYERALRSLSRYPLRLRSGRAAAILQHFGPVLCRRLEQRLRQHRAEQGLPPSPPAEGRGPQSPLAPPTRRPARDYRPLPRSGAHALLLALHQSSEPLPEAELLRQAQPFCNRPLTPAAPGGALGTLLRRDLLQRSGRPPRYSLTPRGQILAQRLAAAALEAPPPPQETQAAGEGPRLGRGRTPLPPPPRTWFPWGGRGWGCPELEFELRPGEFDIILCADVTEGRGPGGGRVPALLRGRVPLLLRRLPVGDFLWVARERDPPPGRPPRELVLDVVVERKAAADLGSSLXDGRYREQKFRLGRCGLRQPVYLLEEPGRGEWLPLPLPVLRQAAASTQVGDGFFVKRTGGPRESAAYLGCWGSSCSGATG